The following are from one region of the Cytophagia bacterium CHB2 genome:
- a CDS encoding type II toxin-antitoxin system Phd/YefM family antitoxin encodes MPIIRPISELQNRAAELLEFCQQQDQPIFLTENGYGSVVLMNQAVFDRMQLMSNLMNKLEEAKQAAASGDRGITRSELRRRARAKLARAQQK; translated from the coding sequence ATGCCAATCATTCGCCCCATTTCCGAATTGCAAAATCGCGCCGCTGAGTTGCTGGAGTTTTGCCAACAACAAGATCAACCGATCTTTCTAACCGAAAACGGTTATGGCAGCGTTGTGCTCATGAATCAAGCAGTTTTTGATCGCATGCAATTAATGTCGAATCTGATGAATAAGCTCGAGGAGGCCAAACAGGCGGCTGCTTCCGGAGATCGGGGCATAACCCGGTCCGAGTTGCGCCGCCGGGCGCGCGCCAAATTAGCACGAGCACAGCAGAAATGA
- a CDS encoding type II toxin-antitoxin system RelE/ParE family toxin, producing the protein MSALSHQARLLRPAQKDYFEILDYLLEKNPRAAEKFESKFDNLLERLERFPFHGKLPNDET; encoded by the coding sequence ATGAGTGCGTTGAGCCATCAAGCCCGGCTTCTGCGGCCAGCCCAAAAAGATTATTTTGAAATTCTAGATTATCTTCTCGAAAAAAATCCTAGGGCCGCTGAAAAGTTCGAAAGCAAATTTGACAACCTGCTGGAGCGCCTTGAACGTTTTCCATTTCATGGCAAGCTGCCAAATGATGAAACGTT